TTAGTTTATAAACGATAAAATTTATTTTTTTTGAATAAATGGCGCATAAAGGTTCAATTTTATTAGCATGTGTTATTACCGACGTGTTGTTATTCAATTGAGCCGTCTCTATCAAATAATTTATTGTTTCTTTATTTATTAAGGGTATATCGCAGGATAAAAAAAGATTTAAATCAGTATCAGAGTGGGCAAGACCGCTGTAAATTCCGCCAAGAGGGCCTTTCTCTTTTACTTTATCTCTAATTTTTTCGTACGGCAAATGATCGTATAAATTTGAATTTGTAACAATGAATATTTTGTTGACAAGTGGATTTATTGCATCAATTATATGAGTAATAAAAGTTTTGCCATTAAAAGTGATCAACCCTTTTTCGGTTCCCATTCTGCTACTTTTGCCGCCGGCCAAAATGAATGCGTTTATATTTATTGTGTTTCTCAAGCGTTATAGTTTGATTTGAATAACGATATTAAAAAAAAATCAGAATAATTTGGATTCGTTTTTTAAAAAATCTTCGAATTGATTAGTTAGTTTTTTGTATTGTGTAATTATTTTTTTGCCTTCATTGGTAACAATACTTCCACCACCACCTGCTCCTCCTGAATTTTTCAGCACCAGGGGCTTGTCATATTGTTTGTTCATGGCATCTATTTGTTCCCAAGCTTGTCTATAGCTCATTTTCATCGACTTTGCAGCCACATTTATTGAACCGTGTTCTATTATTTTTTCTAACAAAGTAATTCTTCCTTCACCCGCAAAAGTTCCATTTATAGTTTCTAGCCAAACCCTGCCTTTCACTTTTAATTTCATTTTCCAAAATTATTTAGATATGTTACCATTTGAAATGATTATTGTCATAATTATATTTCATGATAATTTATTTCATCGCCGGGTTTTAATTTTGTGATGTGATCCGGCACTATAATTAAACAATTAGCTTCGGCAAATGAAGTTAATTTATAAGATTCCTGGTTTGGTAAAATAAAGGCGCTATCATTCACTATTTTTCCTTTCAAAAAGTGCGTTAGGCCCTTTTTTTTCTCATAACTATTTTTTAATCTGGCCTTTTTTGTTAAGTGCGTCGGAGTTATATTTCCATTTAATTTGCTAATAAAAGGAATAACATATTCATAAAAGCAGGTAAGTGAAGCTGCCGGATTACCGGGAAGTCCAAAAATAAAGCGATTGCCTTTTATTCCAAAGTATAGTGGCTTGCCCGGCTTTTGTTTTACTTTATAAAATATAGTCTCGAATCGGAGTTTTTTCAATATTCCACTTACCAAATCGTATTTTCCAACAGAAATGCCACCGCTTATGAGTAACACATTAGAATTGTTAAAAGCTAAATTTATTTTTTGGACTATATCTGTTTTCACATCATCGCTTTTAAAAATTTGATTCACCGGTATATTTAATTCATTCAATATGGCTTTCAACATAAGTGAATTACTCTCATATGTTTTATCACCAGATATTTTTTTCCCGGGTTCTATTAATTCGTTACCGGTTACCAGAATTGAAACAGAAGGCGATTTATATATTTTTAATTGTGCATGTCCTCCGGAAGCAGCCAGAGCAACTCGTGGAGCATTTATTTTATCACCTTTCTTAAGTATAACATCACCTTTTTTAAATTGAGAGCCGGCTAGCCTGATGTTATCTAAATATTTTATTTTATTTCGGTCAAAAATTAATAAATTTTCATTTGTAAGTTGAACTAGTTCTTGTGGGATAACAACGTCGGCATTGAGAGGCAATTTAGCGCCTGTAAAAATTCTACAGGCCGTAAAGGGCTGTATTTTTTTTACATTGTAAATTCCGGCACTATTTTCAAGATTGGCGAATTTTATTGGTTTATTAGTACGAATATCCTTTAATCTAAATGCGTAACCATCCATAGCGGATTGCGTAAAAGAAGGAGAGTTACATTTAGCTATAATATTTTCACTAAGTTTTTGACCAATAGCGTTTTCGATATTAACTCTGACCGAATCTGGTTTATATAAATCAGCAGTTTTTAATACTAATTTAAGAGCCTCTTTAGTAGAAATCATAAAGCTAAATTTACGCATATTATTAGTTAAATATGAAGGTAAAATTTAAGCGTTTTCCGTTAAAATATGATTTATATCATACGAATACATGATTAAAATTGGACTTAGGTAGAAGTTTGGGAAGTAATTTTGAATCCAAAGACCATGAGTTCAAATCCAGATAAAACTATTTCCTGCATAGATTGCCCTAATTGCCATAAGGGTTTATTTTCTGTTTTTGAAAATGAAGATTTGGAAAAATTGAACAATGAAAAAATTGTACAAAATTATAAGAAAGGGCAATTTATATTTAAAGAAAAGACAGTTCCAAGAGGAGTGTATTGTATACACAGTGGAAACGTTAAAATCACCAAGGTAAGCGAAGAAGGAAAAGAACAAATTGTGCGATTAGCAAAACCAGGTCATTTTATTGGATATAGAGCCTTACTTTGTAACGACATATATCAAGCATCGGCCATTGCGCTTGAAGATACTCAGGTTTGTTTTTATAATCGTGAGTTTTACTTAGGATTATTACGTTCTAATCCGGCAATTGCTGCACAAACCATTAAAGTGCTGACCAGAGATTTAAAATTTGCCGAACACATGATGATAAACATGGCTCAGAAACACGTTAAAGGTAGGTTTGCCGAAGTATTGTTAATGCTTGAGGAGTTTTATGGCGTTTATGAAAAAGATGGAACAATTAATGCAATTTTTAAGAGAGAAGATTTTGGACACATGGTTGGTACTACAACTGAAACTTCTATTCGTGTGATATCCGAATTTGCGAAAGAAAAATTAATTGAATTAAAAGGTAAAAGAATAAAGCTGCTCGATAAAGCACGAATAACAAAACTTTCGAACCGAATAAATTAAGAGATAATGATTATAATCATATTTAAATACTAAACCACTACTCATCTTTGTGGTGAAATAATAAAGTTCAACAAAAATTTAAAATAGTTAATATGGAATATAAATCAATCAAAAAAGTAATTAAAATGTTTGCTTTGGTTGTTTGTACTGCTCAGCTGTCTTTAAGTGCACAAAATGGTGAGGCAACTTTTAAACAAACCTGCGGAGCATGCCATACAATTGGTAAAGGAAAAGTTGTTGGTCCGGACTTATTAAACGTACACAAAAAAAGGAGCGAAGAGTGGATTATTAAATTCGTGAAAAGTTCACAAACATTAATCAAAAACGGAGATGCAGATGCTAAAGCAATTTTTGACGAGTTTAATGGGATGATAATGCCTGATCAAAATTTGAAGGATGATGAAATTAAAGCGGTAATTGCCTACATTGGATCGCAAAGTGATGCAGGAACTACAGAAGCACCAATTGCCGATGCCACAAAGGAAACAGCAGTTGACACAAGCGGTTGGGGAAACTTAGTGATTAAAGGTAAAGCATTTTTTGAAGGTAGTTCTGCTTTTAAAAACGGTGGCGCTTCTTGTTTGTCTTGTCATAATGTAAACTATCCTGATTTAATTGCAGGCGGGGTATTAGCCAAAGATTTAACCGACAGTTATACGCGTTTGGGTGGGGACGCCGGTATAAACGGAATGCTTTCTTCACCTCCATTTCCGGCCATGACCGCTGCATTTAAAAACAATCCTTTAACATCTGAAGAAATTGCCGCTATCAGCGCATTCTTAAAAGATGCGGGAGAAAAGAAACAAACCTCTGTAGGATTAAATCCACTATTAATTGGAGGCTTAATCGGTTTTGCCATACTGTTTATGCTAATAATGGTGTTGTGGAATAAACGGAAAAATAATACTACTAAAAAAGAATATCACGAAAGACAAATAAAAGCTATTAACTAATTAAATCCTTAATATTATGAGCTGGATTGAAGATATAATTTCACCAAAAACCCGCAAATGGGAAGAGTTTTACAGAAATCGCTGGCAACACGATAAAGTTGTGAGGAGTACGCATGGTGTGAACTGCACAGGCGGCTGTTCATGGCAAGTATATGTAAAAGACGGTATTGTAGTTTGGGAAACTCAAGCTTTAGATTACCCGCTTCTTGAAAGTAGTTTACCTCCTTATGAACCAAGAGGATGTCAAAGAGGTATTTCTTATTCATGGTACTTATATAGCCCTATAAGAGTAAAATACCCTTTAATGAGAGGTGCTTTATTAGATATTTTTAAAGAAGAAAAAAAGAAATGCGGTGGAGATGCTTTTCAGGCATGGGAAAATATTCAAAATGATTCAACAAAAAGAAAACGTTATCAAAAAGCGAGAGGTAAAGGGGGATTCCGAAGAGTTAAATGGGATGAAGTAGTAGAATTAATCGCTTCGGCTAATTTATATACCATTAAAAAATATGGACCGGATCGTGTGATTGGATTTTCTCCAATTCCTGCCATGTCCATGCTTAGTTATGCTTCCGGTGCACGTTATTTACAATTGATTGGTGGTGTTAACCTTAGTTTTTACGATTGGTATTGTGATTTACCAACTGCTTTTCCTGAAATTTGGGGTGAGCAAACAGA
This window of the Sphingobacteriaceae bacterium genome carries:
- a CDS encoding molybdenum cofactor guanylyltransferase, which encodes MRNTININAFILAGGKSSRMGTEKGLITFNGKTFITHIIDAINPLVNKIFIVTNSNLYDHLPYEKIRDKVKEKGPLGGIYSGLAHSDTDLNLFLSCDIPLINKETINYLIETAQLNNNTSVITHANKIEPLCAIYSKKINFIVYKLIQNNELSILKALNNFDSKLVDISHKDFYNEIYFTNINNKEELNIAENIDQ
- a CDS encoding LysR family transcriptional regulator — protein: MKLKVKGRVWLETINGTFAGEGRITLLEKIIEHGSINVAAKSMKMSYRQAWEQIDAMNKQYDKPLVLKNSGGAGGGGSIVTNEGKKIITQYKKLTNQFEDFLKNESKLF
- a CDS encoding molybdopterin molybdotransferase MoeA, yielding MRKFSFMISTKEALKLVLKTADLYKPDSVRVNIENAIGQKLSENIIAKCNSPSFTQSAMDGYAFRLKDIRTNKPIKFANLENSAGIYNVKKIQPFTACRIFTGAKLPLNADVVIPQELVQLTNENLLIFDRNKIKYLDNIRLAGSQFKKGDVILKKGDKINAPRVALAASGGHAQLKIYKSPSVSILVTGNELIEPGKKISGDKTYESNSLMLKAILNELNIPVNQIFKSDDVKTDIVQKINLAFNNSNVLLISGGISVGKYDLVSGILKKLRFETIFYKVKQKPGKPLYFGIKGNRFIFGLPGNPAASLTCFYEYVIPFISKLNGNITPTHLTKKARLKNSYEKKKGLTHFLKGKIVNDSAFILPNQESYKLTSFAEANCLIIVPDHITKLKPGDEINYHEI
- a CDS encoding Crp/Fnr family transcriptional regulator, which codes for MSSNPDKTISCIDCPNCHKGLFSVFENEDLEKLNNEKIVQNYKKGQFIFKEKTVPRGVYCIHSGNVKITKVSEEGKEQIVRLAKPGHFIGYRALLCNDIYQASAIALEDTQVCFYNREFYLGLLRSNPAIAAQTIKVLTRDLKFAEHMMINMAQKHVKGRFAEVLLMLEEFYGVYEKDGTINAIFKREDFGHMVGTTTETSIRVISEFAKEKLIELKGKRIKLLDKARITKLSNRIN
- a CDS encoding c-type cytochrome produces the protein MEYKSIKKVIKMFALVVCTAQLSLSAQNGEATFKQTCGACHTIGKGKVVGPDLLNVHKKRSEEWIIKFVKSSQTLIKNGDADAKAIFDEFNGMIMPDQNLKDDEIKAVIAYIGSQSDAGTTEAPIADATKETAVDTSGWGNLVIKGKAFFEGSSAFKNGGASCLSCHNVNYPDLIAGGVLAKDLTDSYTRLGGDAGINGMLSSPPFPAMTAAFKNNPLTSEEIAAISAFLKDAGEKKQTSVGLNPLLIGGLIGFAILFMLIMVLWNKRKNNTTKKEYHERQIKAIN